In Sulfitobacter albidus, the following proteins share a genomic window:
- a CDS encoding TRAP transporter small permease codes for MHRFIRFLAHASALVGGAVLIVLVAMTTLSILGRSTGIGEITGNYEVLEAGVAFAIFAFLPICQFYGAHATVDVFTMQLPDRATRVIAAFWEIVLAAVIILLIWRLYGGLERVYGNGQTTLFLQFPVWWGYAAAFVAGVIACIVAVYCAAARVIEAAQDRAILPSEHEV; via the coding sequence ATGCACCGTTTCATTCGTTTTCTCGCGCACGCCAGCGCGCTTGTCGGCGGGGCGGTTCTGATCGTGCTTGTGGCGATGACGACCCTATCGATCCTTGGCCGCTCGACCGGGATCGGAGAGATCACCGGCAATTACGAAGTGCTGGAGGCCGGGGTCGCCTTTGCCATCTTTGCCTTCCTGCCGATCTGCCAATTCTACGGGGCGCATGCGACGGTCGATGTGTTCACGATGCAGCTGCCCGACCGCGCCACCCGCGTGATCGCGGCCTTTTGGGAGATCGTGCTGGCGGCGGTCATCATCCTTCTGATCTGGCGCCTCTACGGCGGGTTGGAGCGGGTCTATGGCAACGGGCAGACCACACTTTTCCTGCAATTCCCGGTTTGGTGGGGATACGCGGCGGCCTTTGTCGCGGGCGTCATCGCCTGCATCGTCGCGGTTTATTGCGCGGCCGCGCGCGTCATCGAGGCCGCGCAGGATCGCGCGATCCTGCCGTCCGAGCATGAGGTCTGA